The following proteins come from a genomic window of Fontisubflavum oceani:
- a CDS encoding MATE family efflux transporter, translating to MEATQDSAQPLSHRRVLKIALPVVLSNATVPILGAVDTGVVGQMGQAAPIGAVGIGAIILSSVYWIFGFLRMGTVGLTSQAIGARDQAEVSALLSRVLIIAGVAGLTLIIVQAAVFWAAFQIAPASDEVEGLARDYMAIRIFSAPAAIAIYGLTGWLIAQERTTGMLVLQLGMNILNIGLSVFFVLGLGWGVQGVALGTFLSEWAGFALGIWLCRGGFKGAAWRDWARVFDKARLWHMAAVNTDILIRSVILMAGFTSFLFIGSDFGDVPLAANQILMQFMYITAYAMDGFAFAAEALVGQAMGAKARGTLRRSALMTSQWGLGICIAMAIGFALIGGWIIDVMTTAEDVRAEARIYLPWMVAAPLIGCASWMLDGIFIGATRSRDMRNMMILSGLIYLAALWLLIPPFGNHGLWAALLVFFAARGITLGARYPALERAVD from the coding sequence ATGGAGGCGACCCAGGACTCGGCCCAGCCCCTTAGCCATCGCCGAGTTCTGAAAATCGCGCTGCCTGTTGTCTTGTCCAACGCCACTGTGCCGATCCTCGGCGCGGTCGACACCGGCGTTGTGGGGCAGATGGGCCAAGCCGCGCCGATTGGCGCGGTGGGGATCGGCGCGATCATCCTCAGCAGCGTTTATTGGATATTCGGTTTTCTGCGCATGGGGACGGTCGGTTTGACCAGCCAGGCCATCGGTGCGCGGGACCAGGCGGAAGTGTCTGCGCTGTTGAGCCGGGTCCTGATCATCGCGGGCGTGGCGGGGCTGACACTGATCATAGTCCAGGCGGCGGTGTTCTGGGCCGCGTTTCAGATCGCCCCGGCCAGCGACGAAGTGGAGGGCTTGGCGCGCGACTATATGGCGATCCGGATCTTCTCCGCCCCGGCGGCGATTGCGATCTACGGGCTAACCGGGTGGCTGATCGCGCAGGAGCGCACGACGGGCATGTTGGTTCTGCAATTGGGCATGAACATTCTGAATATCGGGCTCAGCGTTTTCTTTGTTCTGGGCCTTGGATGGGGCGTCCAGGGCGTGGCGCTTGGCACCTTCCTGTCCGAATGGGCTGGGTTCGCGCTTGGGATATGGCTCTGCCGAGGTGGCTTCAAGGGCGCGGCTTGGCGCGATTGGGCGCGGGTGTTTGACAAGGCGCGGCTCTGGCATATGGCGGCGGTCAATACCGATATCCTGATCCGCTCGGTGATCCTGATGGCCGGGTTCACCTCATTCCTGTTCATCGGGTCGGATTTTGGCGATGTGCCTCTGGCCGCCAATCAGATCCTGATGCAGTTCATGTATATCACGGCCTATGCGATGGACGGCTTCGCCTTTGCAGCGGAGGCCTTGGTCGGCCAAGCGATGGGAGCAAAGGCGCGCGGAACGCTTCGGCGGAGCGCGCTGATGACCAGTCAATGGGGCTTGGGGATTTGTATCGCGATGGCGATTGGCTTCGCGCTGATCGGCGGCTGGATCATCGATGTGATGACGACGGCGGAGGATGTGCGGGCCGAGGCGCGGATCTATCTGCCTTGGATGGTGGCTGCACCCCTGATCGGCTGCGCATCCTGGATGCTGGATGGGATATTCATCGGCGCCACGCGGAGCCGGGATATGCGCAATATGATGATCCTGTCGGGGCTGATCTATCTGGCCGCGCTCTGGCTCTTGATCCCGCCCTTTGGCAATCACGGGCTCTGGGCGGCGCTTTTGGTGTTTTTCGCTGCTCGGGGGATCACGCTCGGCGCGCGTTACCCGGCTTTGGAGCGGGCAGTTGATTGA
- a CDS encoding quinone-dependent dihydroorotate dehydrogenase, which yields MLERAGLALMHCMDPERAHGLALSALMTGLAPHPGLVTSPRLRTEIAGLTLPNPIGLAAGFDKNAEALGPLSKSGFGFLEVGAATPRAQPGNPKPRLFRLSEDRAAINRFGFNNDGMQAISARLATRPHTVPVGLNLGANKDSADRAADFATVLSHCGPHIDFATVNVSSPNTEKLRDLQGKEALAALLDGVMQANDALQTPRPIFLKIAPDLSDADLEDVAEVATKARLAGIIATNTTLDRTGLKSRHAGEAGGLSGQPLFARSTRVLAKLSELTQGQLPLIGVGGVASAEQAYAKIKAGASAVQLYTALVYGGLSLVSQIARDLDHLLAQDGHEKIADAIGTDRTPWL from the coding sequence ATGCTGGAACGCGCGGGCCTCGCTCTGATGCATTGCATGGACCCTGAGCGTGCTCATGGTCTTGCGCTGAGCGCATTAATGACTGGCTTAGCTCCGCATCCAGGCCTCGTGACCTCGCCGCGCTTGCGCACGGAGATTGCCGGGCTGACCCTCCCCAATCCAATCGGCCTGGCTGCCGGATTCGATAAAAACGCCGAGGCCCTTGGCCCCCTGTCGAAATCTGGGTTCGGTTTTCTGGAAGTGGGCGCCGCCACGCCGCGCGCGCAACCCGGCAATCCGAAGCCACGCCTGTTCCGGCTGAGCGAAGATCGGGCCGCGATCAATCGGTTTGGTTTCAACAATGACGGGATGCAGGCGATCTCGGCGCGTCTCGCCACCCGCCCGCATACGGTTCCCGTTGGTCTCAATCTCGGGGCCAACAAAGACAGCGCCGATCGGGCCGCCGATTTTGCCACGGTGCTCAGCCATTGTGGCCCACATATCGACTTCGCGACGGTGAATGTTTCCTCCCCCAACACCGAAAAGCTCCGCGATTTGCAGGGCAAAGAGGCGCTTGCAGCGCTCCTAGACGGCGTCATGCAGGCCAATGACGCTTTGCAGACCCCACGCCCGATCTTCCTGAAAATCGCCCCGGACCTGAGTGACGCCGACCTGGAGGACGTGGCCGAGGTTGCAACTAAGGCCAGGTTGGCCGGGATCATCGCGACCAATACGACGCTCGACCGGACCGGTCTCAAGAGCCGTCATGCGGGCGAGGCAGGCGGGCTCTCTGGACAACCGCTGTTCGCGCGCTCGACCCGTGTCCTCGCGAAACTCTCCGAGCTTACCCAGGGCCAATTGCCCCTGATCGGGGTCGGCGGGGTGGCCAGTGCGGAACAGGCCTATGCCAAGATCAAGGCCGGAGCCTCAGCGGTGCAACTTTATACGGCGCTGGTCTATGGCGGGCTGAGCCTCGTCTCCCAAATCGCCCGCGACCTGGATCATCTCTTGGCGCAAGACGGTCATGAGAAGATCGCAGACGCCATCGGCACAGATCGTACGCCCTGGCTCTAG
- a CDS encoding DUF952 domain-containing protein: MQIYKILRAEEWAALTAAGETSGAPVDVADGYIHFSTASQAAETAAKHFAGEDGLVLLAYDTDTLGSAIKWEVSRGGAKFPHLYAPLRQADMLWHAPLPLEDGVHIFPESMI, from the coding sequence ATGCAGATTTACAAGATATTGCGCGCCGAAGAATGGGCCGCGCTGACCGCCGCGGGTGAGACATCAGGCGCGCCGGTCGATGTGGCCGATGGATACATCCATTTCTCAACCGCCAGCCAAGCGGCCGAGACCGCAGCGAAGCATTTCGCGGGCGAGGACGGGTTGGTGCTGTTGGCCTATGACACCGACACACTTGGCTCGGCGATTAAATGGGAGGTGTCGCGCGGCGGCGCCAAATTCCCACATCTCTATGCACCGCTTCGCCAGGCCGACATGCTCTGGCACGCGCCATTGCCGCTTGAGGATGGGGTCCACATCTTCCCGGAAAGCATGATCTGA
- a CDS encoding bifunctional metallophosphatase/5'-nucleotidase — MIAKILRSTAMLAALGVAAPAAAETTLHILHINDLHSRIQPINRFDSTCNAEDDAAGECFGGVARVATAINTRRDELTAAGENVIVLDAGDQFQGSLMYTTYKGEVEAEMMMAIGFDAMAVGNHEFDDGPQGLSDFLDLVDFPVISGNLDLSQSNLLNDRVGDYVILDVNGMQVGVVSALATDTVETSSPGPNVIFQNEVDALQADVDELTEQGVNMIIALTHVGLPVDIAIAEAVSGIDVIVGGHSHTYLSASDEDRAGPYPTFATNPEGTLVPIVQAYAYSKYLGHLEVTFDDDGNVVYAGGDTMVLDASVEPDAEIAARVAELAGPIEEAMSDVVSVASEPIEGSREVCRAGECAMGNLVADAMLERVRDQGIQIAIQNGGGLRASIDGGDITMGEVFTVLPFQNTLATFQLSGADVVAALENGVSRVEDGAGRFPQVSGMRYVWDAAAEPGSRIVSAELEIDGGWEAIDPEAIYGVVSNNYMRGGGDGYSMFATNGMNAYDFGPGLEQVVADYLGENTPYMPFTDGRISAAE; from the coding sequence ATGATTGCGAAAATTCTTCGCTCTACCGCGATGCTGGCTGCTTTGGGCGTGGCCGCACCTGCCGCGGCGGAGACGACCCTGCATATCCTGCATATCAACGACCTGCACAGCCGGATTCAGCCGATCAACCGCTTCGACAGCACCTGCAACGCCGAAGATGACGCGGCGGGCGAATGCTTCGGCGGTGTGGCCCGCGTGGCCACCGCGATCAACACGCGGCGCGACGAGCTGACGGCGGCGGGCGAGAATGTCATCGTTCTGGATGCGGGGGACCAATTCCAGGGCAGCCTGATGTACACGACCTATAAGGGCGAAGTTGAGGCCGAAATGATGATGGCCATCGGCTTTGACGCCATGGCGGTGGGCAACCATGAGTTTGATGATGGGCCGCAGGGCCTGTCTGATTTCCTCGATCTCGTCGACTTCCCAGTTATCTCGGGTAACCTAGATTTGAGCCAGTCGAACCTGCTGAACGATCGTGTGGGCGACTACGTGATCCTGGACGTGAACGGCATGCAGGTGGGTGTGGTCTCTGCACTGGCGACCGACACGGTGGAAACCTCCAGCCCCGGGCCGAACGTTATCTTCCAAAACGAGGTGGATGCGCTACAGGCCGATGTGGACGAATTGACCGAGCAGGGCGTGAACATGATCATCGCGCTGACCCATGTCGGTTTGCCGGTAGATATCGCCATTGCCGAGGCGGTCTCTGGCATCGATGTGATCGTGGGAGGGCATTCGCACACCTATCTCTCGGCCAGCGACGAAGACCGTGCCGGGCCTTACCCGACCTTCGCAACGAACCCCGAAGGCACGCTGGTGCCGATCGTGCAGGCCTATGCCTATTCGAAGTATCTCGGCCATCTCGAAGTGACCTTCGATGATGACGGCAATGTCGTCTATGCAGGCGGCGATACGATGGTGCTGGATGCCAGCGTTGAACCCGATGCCGAGATTGCTGCCCGCGTCGCCGAACTGGCCGGACCCATCGAAGAGGCGATGAGTGATGTCGTCTCGGTCGCGTCCGAACCGATTGAAGGTTCGCGCGAGGTCTGCCGTGCCGGGGAATGCGCCATGGGGAACCTGGTGGCCGATGCGATGCTTGAGCGCGTGCGTGACCAAGGTATTCAGATCGCGATCCAGAATGGTGGCGGGTTGCGTGCCTCTATCGATGGCGGCGACATCACCATGGGTGAGGTCTTCACCGTTCTGCCATTCCAGAACACGCTGGCGACCTTCCAGCTCAGCGGTGCAGATGTTGTTGCGGCGCTCGAAAACGGGGTCAGCCGGGTTGAGGACGGCGCGGGCCGGTTCCCGCAGGTCTCTGGCATGCGCTATGTCTGGGACGCGGCGGCCGAGCCGGGCAGCCGGATCGTATCCGCCGAGCTCGAAATCGATGGCGGTTGGGAGGCGATTGACCCCGAGGCGATCTATGGCGTTGTGTCCAACAACTACATGCGCGGTGGCGGCGATGGGTATTCCATGTTCGCAACCAATGGCATGAATGCCTATGATTTCGGTCCCGGCCTGGAGCAGGTTGTGGCCGACTATCTGGGCGAAAACACGCCTTACATGCCGTTCACGGATGGCCGAATTTCAGCGGCAGAGTAA
- a CDS encoding SOS response-associated peptidase yields MCGRFVLSEAADAMARLFEAVPSNDIPDGDRFNICPTQDVAVVTSEEGTRRYRPMRWGFLPHWYKSPTDGPLLINARSETIAEKPAFRMACRERRCLIPATGFYEWTKDADGKRLPWYIRPDNAQSLVFAGVWQSWSKGDDRFTTCAIVTCAAGPTMSTIHHREPVTLAPEHWALWLGEAGKGAAPLMHSAPEGRLQAHRVDPKVNSNKVDGPELILPLVA; encoded by the coding sequence ATGTGCGGGCGTTTTGTTTTGAGTGAGGCGGCGGATGCGATGGCGCGGTTGTTTGAGGCCGTGCCGTCAAACGACATTCCCGATGGCGATCGCTTCAATATCTGCCCGACGCAAGATGTGGCCGTCGTCACCTCCGAAGAGGGCACACGGCGCTATCGCCCGATGCGATGGGGGTTCCTGCCGCATTGGTATAAATCGCCCACCGATGGCCCGCTCCTGATTAACGCTCGTTCAGAAACAATCGCGGAGAAGCCAGCCTTTCGCATGGCCTGCCGAGAGCGGCGGTGCCTTATTCCTGCAACCGGGTTTTATGAATGGACCAAGGATGCCGATGGCAAGCGGCTTCCGTGGTATATCCGGCCTGATAACGCACAGTCGCTTGTTTTTGCAGGTGTTTGGCAAAGTTGGTCGAAGGGCGATGATCGGTTTACAACTTGCGCGATTGTCACTTGCGCCGCCGGCCCCACGATGTCGACAATTCATCACCGAGAGCCTGTAACGCTCGCGCCAGAGCATTGGGCGCTGTGGTTGGGCGAAGCCGGTAAAGGGGCCGCGCCGTTGATGCACTCCGCGCCCGAAGGACGTTTGCAGGCCCATCGTGTTGATCCAAAGGTAAATTCCAACAAGGTGGATGGGCCCGAGTTGATCTTGCCACTGGTCGCCTGA
- a CDS encoding metal ABC transporter permease, with the protein MFDDFMTRATLAGVGVAFAAAPLGCFVVWRRMAYFGDATAHAAILGVALSLALQMSIFLGAVVVALIMALTVTLLAGRGYAMDTLLGVLAHSALAFGLVAVSFLSGIRIDLMAYLFGDILAVSRSDLLVIWGGAVLVVALIAWRWSPLLTSTLNAELAYASGIDPKREQLILTLALAITVAVAIKVVGVLLIAAMLIIPAAAARSLARTPEAMALIAAAIGGISAVAGLRAAYLFDTPAGPSIVCVAAVLFAGLSAIGWRNRSGA; encoded by the coding sequence ATGTTCGACGATTTTATGACCCGTGCCACCCTCGCCGGGGTTGGTGTCGCTTTCGCGGCGGCGCCTCTTGGTTGTTTCGTAGTTTGGCGGCGTATGGCCTATTTTGGGGATGCCACGGCGCATGCGGCAATCTTGGGCGTCGCCCTATCGCTCGCGCTTCAGATGTCGATTTTTCTCGGCGCCGTTGTGGTTGCGCTGATCATGGCCCTGACGGTCACGCTCCTCGCCGGGCGCGGCTATGCGATGGACACATTGTTGGGGGTGCTCGCCCATTCTGCGCTTGCTTTCGGGTTGGTTGCGGTCTCGTTCCTGTCGGGCATCCGGATTGATCTGATGGCCTATCTGTTCGGTGATATCTTGGCTGTCTCGCGCAGCGATCTTCTCGTGATCTGGGGCGGCGCGGTTTTGGTCGTGGCTCTCATCGCTTGGCGATGGTCCCCACTTCTGACATCGACGCTGAACGCAGAACTGGCTTATGCCAGTGGCATAGACCCCAAGCGGGAGCAGTTGATCCTGACGCTCGCCCTGGCGATTACCGTGGCGGTTGCCATCAAAGTCGTCGGGGTCCTTCTGATCGCCGCCATGCTGATCATCCCTGCCGCCGCTGCGCGGTCTCTTGCCCGCACGCCGGAAGCGATGGCCCTGATCGCGGCGGCTATTGGCGGGATTTCGGCGGTTGCCGGTCTGCGCGCGGCCTATCTGTTCGACACGCCAGCCGGCCCCTCCATCGTCTGCGTGGCGGCGGTTTTGTTCGCGGGGTTGAGCGCGATCGGTTGGCGCAACCGGAGCGGGGCGTAG
- a CDS encoding ATP-binding cassette domain-containing protein: MSLITVDNLSVRYGANTVLHDVSLSVEPGEIVTIVGPNGSGKTSMLKAIIGAIEPAAGQVKLQQGLRIGYVPQRLHIDATLPITVERFMRLTGRVTRQDCASALEAAGVPDLLEAADVAIVGGQFQRVLLAQALINRPDILLLDEATQGLDQPGSAAFYRQIEEVRRDTGCAVLMISHELHVVMSASDRVICLNGHVCCEGTPAIVASAPEYRALFGTGTGGALALYRHDHDHDHDHDHPHSHEAAE, from the coding sequence ATGAGCCTCATAACTGTCGACAACCTCAGCGTCCGCTATGGCGCGAACACGGTGCTGCACGACGTGTCTTTGAGCGTCGAACCGGGCGAGATCGTGACCATCGTCGGTCCGAATGGTTCGGGCAAGACCAGCATGCTGAAAGCCATCATCGGGGCCATCGAGCCCGCGGCGGGACAGGTCAAGCTGCAGCAAGGCCTGCGGATCGGTTATGTGCCGCAGCGCCTGCATATCGATGCGACCCTTCCGATCACCGTCGAACGCTTCATGCGCCTGACCGGGCGCGTGACACGTCAAGACTGCGCGTCAGCACTTGAGGCGGCAGGCGTGCCAGATCTTCTGGAAGCGGCAGATGTCGCAATTGTCGGGGGGCAGTTCCAACGGGTGCTGCTGGCCCAGGCCTTGATCAATCGGCCCGACATCCTGCTGCTCGATGAGGCGACGCAGGGGCTCGACCAGCCCGGCTCAGCTGCGTTTTACCGACAGATCGAAGAGGTTCGCCGCGACACTGGCTGCGCGGTGCTGATGATCAGTCATGAGCTTCACGTCGTGATGAGCGCGTCGGACCGTGTGATCTGTCTGAACGGTCACGTGTGTTGCGAGGGGACGCCCGCGATCGTGGCCTCCGCGCCGGAATACCGGGCCCTCTTCGGTACGGGCACGGGTGGTGCCCTGGCGCTCTATCGGCATGATCACGACCATGATCACGATCACGACCATCCGCATAGCCACGAGGCCGCTGAGTAA
- a CDS encoding zinc ABC transporter substrate-binding protein: protein MSRKLLSLSATAALMGGTAMADVPNVAVDIAPVHSLVARVMDGVGTPNLIVQPGASPHEYSLRPSEAAALQEADLVFWLGEDLTPWMDDAVETLAEDAAVTTLLDAEGTILLDFREGALFEAHSHDHGDGGHDAHAEDAHDHDHEEHAHDDEHAHDEHAHDDDHAHDDHDHGHEEHAEGEEHDHGEHDHDDHAGHDHGHEGHDHGEHDPHAWLSPENASTWLNLIAGQLSAADPDNAGTYFANAAAAREEMEALSAEIAATLDPVRGGSFIVFHDAYQYFETDFDFPASGAISLSDASDPSPARIAEIQGRIQEEGIDCVLAEPQFNPGIVEVVLDGTDANTGVIDPLGAELEPGSDLYPQLLRNMATTLAECL from the coding sequence ATGTCCAGAAAGCTTCTTTCCCTATCAGCCACGGCCGCATTGATGGGTGGCACGGCGATGGCCGATGTGCCGAACGTGGCGGTTGATATCGCGCCGGTCCATTCGCTGGTGGCGCGTGTCATGGACGGGGTCGGAACGCCGAACCTGATTGTGCAGCCGGGTGCCTCGCCCCATGAATACAGCCTGCGCCCCTCGGAGGCTGCGGCTTTGCAAGAGGCGGACCTCGTGTTCTGGCTAGGTGAGGACCTGACGCCTTGGATGGACGATGCGGTTGAGACGCTGGCCGAGGATGCCGCCGTCACGACTCTGTTGGACGCCGAAGGGACGATCCTGCTTGATTTCCGTGAAGGCGCGCTTTTTGAGGCGCATAGCCACGACCATGGTGATGGAGGTCATGACGCGCATGCAGAGGACGCGCATGATCATGACCATGAAGAACATGCCCATGATGACGAACACGCTCATGATGAGCATGCTCATGACGATGATCACGCTCACGACGACCACGACCATGGTCACGAAGAGCATGCCGAGGGCGAAGAACACGACCATGGGGAACATGATCATGACGACCATGCCGGCCATGACCACGGGCATGAAGGCCACGACCATGGCGAACACGATCCTCATGCCTGGCTGTCGCCCGAAAACGCCAGCACGTGGCTGAACCTGATCGCGGGTCAATTGTCCGCCGCTGATCCGGACAATGCTGGCACCTATTTTGCCAACGCGGCCGCCGCGCGCGAAGAGATGGAGGCGCTCTCGGCTGAGATCGCTGCCACGCTCGACCCGGTGCGCGGCGGCAGCTTCATTGTCTTCCACGACGCCTACCAATACTTCGAGACGGATTTCGATTTCCCCGCGTCGGGTGCGATTTCGCTGAGCGACGCCTCTGACCCAAGCCCGGCTCGGATTGCCGAGATCCAGGGTCGCATTCAGGAAGAGGGGATCGATTGCGTTCTTGCCGAACCGCAATTCAATCCTGGAATTGTCGAGGTTGTTCTGGATGGAACGGACGCCAATACCGGCGTGATTGATCCGCTTGGCGCAGAGCTTGAGCCAGGATCGGACCTCTACCCGCAGCTTCTCCGCAATATGGCAACGACCCTGGCGGAGTGCCTGTGA
- a CDS encoding SDR family oxidoreductase — protein MPLGKRMTTAREIADCCAFLLSDRASHMTGQWLFPDGGYVQLDRSIGATGASKEGR, from the coding sequence ATCCCGCTTGGAAAACGCATGACGACGGCGCGAGAGATCGCGGATTGCTGCGCCTTCCTTCTGTCCGACCGCGCGAGCCATATGACCGGGCAGTGGCTGTTCCCTGATGGCGGCTATGTCCAACTCGACCGCAGCATTGGCGCCACCGGAGCGTCGAAGGAGGGACGGTGA
- a CDS encoding RbsD/FucU family protein, protein MLKGVEPLLSPDLLRVLALMGHGDEIVLSDANFPAESVARRTVLGKSLRMDAPSPRALRAVLSLLPLDTHEPDPVLTMQVVGDPHAVPEVVEEIAPMFAALGILPASLERFAFYERAGLAFAVLRCAEPRRYGNFILRKGVLSA, encoded by the coding sequence ATGCTGAAGGGCGTAGAGCCCTTGCTCTCACCTGATCTTCTGCGGGTGCTTGCGCTGATGGGGCACGGTGACGAGATCGTGCTGTCGGACGCGAATTTTCCGGCTGAGTCCGTGGCGCGGCGAACCGTGCTCGGCAAGAGCCTTCGTATGGATGCGCCGAGCCCCCGGGCGCTGCGCGCGGTTCTGTCCCTGCTCCCGCTCGATACCCACGAGCCAGATCCGGTGCTTACCATGCAGGTCGTGGGCGACCCCCACGCCGTTCCCGAGGTCGTCGAAGAGATTGCCCCGATGTTTGCGGCTCTTGGCATCCTGCCGGCCTCGCTGGAACGGTTCGCCTTCTACGAGCGTGCAGGACTCGCGTTCGCCGTGCTGCGCTGCGCCGAACCGCGCCGTTACGGGAATTTCATCTTGCGAAAGGGCGTGCTCTCCGCCTGA